A section of the Canis lupus baileyi chromosome 5, mCanLup2.hap1, whole genome shotgun sequence genome encodes:
- the KHDRBS1 gene encoding KH domain-containing, RNA-binding, signal transduction-associated protein 1, whose product MQRRDDPAARMSRSSGRSGSMDPSGAHPSVRQAPSRQPPLPHRSRGGGGGSRGGARASPATQPPPLLPPSATGPDATVGGPAPTPLLPPSATASVKMEPENKYLPELMAEKDSLDPSFTHAMQLLTAEIEKIQKGDSKKDDEENYLDLFSHKNMKLKERVLIPVKQYPKFNFVGKILGPQGNTIKRLQEETGAKISVLGKGSMRDKAKEEELRKGGDPKYAHLNMDLHVFIEVFGPPCEAYALMAHAMEEVKKFLVPDMMDDICQEQFLELSYLNGVPEPSRGRGVPVRGRGAAPPPPPVPRGRGVGPPRGALVRGTPVRGAITRGATVTRGVPPPPTVRGAPAPRARTAGIQRIPLPPPPAPETYEEYGYDDTYAEQSYEGYEGYYSQSQGDSEYYDYGHGEVQDSYEAYGQDDWNGTRPSLKAPPARPVKGAYREHPYGRY is encoded by the exons ATGCAGCGCCGGGACGACCCCGCCGCGCGCATGAGCCGGTCCTCGGGCCGCAGCGGCTCCATGGACCCCTCGGGTGCCCACCCCTCCGTGCGTCAGGCGCCGTCTCGGCAGCCGCCGCTGCCTCACCGGTCGCGGGGAGGCGGAGGGGGATCCCGGGGGGGCGCCCGGGCCTCGCCCGCCACGCAGCCACCACCGCTGCTGCCGCCCTCGGCCACGGGCCCCGACGCGACGGTGGGCGGTCCGGCGCCGACCCCGCTGCTGCCCCCCTCAGCCACTGCCTCCGTCAAGATGGAGCCGGAGAACAAGTACCTGCCCGAACTCATGGCCGAGAAGGACTCGCTCGACCCGTCCTTCACTCACGCCATGCAGCTACTGACGGCAG AAATTGAGAAGATTCAGAAAGGAGATTCAAAAAAGGACGATGAGGAGAATTACttggatttattttctcataagaaCATGAAGCTGAAGGAGCGGGTACTGATACCTGTCAAGCAGTATCCCAAG tTCAATTTTGTGGGGAAGATCCTTGGACcacaaggaaatacaatcaaaaGACTGCAAGAAGAGACAGGTGCAAAGATCTCTGTGCTGGGCAAGGGCTCAATGAGAGACAAAGCCAAG GAGGAAGAGCTGCGCAAAGGTGGAGACCCCAAATATGCCCACTTGAATATGGATCTGCATGTGTTTATTGAAGTCTTTGGACCCCCATGTGAGGCTTACGCTCTTATGGCCCATGCTATGGAGGAAGTCAAGAAGTTTCTAGTACCA GATATGATGGATGATATCTGCCAGGAGCAGTTTCTAGAGCTCTCCTACTTGAATGGAGTACCGGAGCCCTCTCGAGGACGTGGGGTGCCAGTGAGAGGCCGAGGGGctgcacctcctcctccacctgttCCCAG GGGCCGTGGTGTTGGACCACCTCGGGGGGCTTTGGTGCGTGGTACCCCAGTGAGAGGAGCCATCACTAGAGGTGCCACCGTGACTCGAGGAGTGCCACCCCCACCTACGGTGAGGGGTGCTCCAGCACCAAGAGCACGGACAGCAGGCATCCAGAGAATACCTTTGCCTCCACCCCCTGCGCCGGAAACATATGAAGAATAT GGATATGATGATACTTACGCAGAACAGAGTTATGAAGGCTACGAAGGCTATTACAGCCAGAGCCAAGG GGACTCAGAATATTATGACTATGGACATGGGGAGGTTCAAGATTCTTACGAAGCTTATG GCCAAGACGACTGGAATGGAACCAGGCCGTCGCTGAAGGCCCCTCCAGCTAGGCCAGTGAAGGGAGCCTACAGAGAGCACCCATATGGacgttattaa